A genomic window from Sphingobacterium sp. BN32 includes:
- a CDS encoding helicase-related protein, protein MSTKFFTNTEENTVFHKFKGILENMKDVFAFHAVVGYFRSSGYFALQPYLNNIKDIKILVGINVDQMFADAQKKGLLYFGDEQKTKEEFLNWFIQDLKEAKYSKEVEEGILQFIQDIIDGRIEVRAHNSKAIHAKFYLFLPELHSQHSDGWVIMGSSNLTEAGLGIKKSPNYELNIALKDFDDVEFTKIEFQKLWQQSTTILPADILEYKKKTHIGQVFTPFEIYLKLLIEYFGNNIVYDPDTVGDLPKSYKKLSYQVDAVNQGFQMLMDHNGFFLADVVGLGKTIIASMIAKRFLVANGSLNTKILVVYPPALEKNWKSTFRMFGIDRHTKFVTNGRLEKIVNGEDMNYWAKEDYDLILVDEAHKYRNHTSQAFGLLQRICKAPRNGEGLVTGKNKKVILISATPLNNRPQDLYYQLLLFQDARRSTLPVTNLQSFFGPIIREYKDVMREDEPNVEKIRELYNTIREKVISQITVRRTRRDLANYPKYLDDLKEQGIVFPEIAPLRTVGYSLNAKLSKLFYHTIFYLTDDDKINYYRYQAIRFLREDLQDAYYDQAVLISKSLAGIMKTLMVKRLESSFHAFQITLNNLLVSTQRMIKMFESDKVLIAPDLNINELIEKGFSMEDIESLIVELSIEKPKNNIFKAEDFEPELLAGLRKDEILLQELSNEWAKVEEDPKIEELFQALENELLNKDRNPTRQLILFTESNDTADYLAKKLEKRIGKGVLKVSSANRNKIFETIQENFDANYIGKRKDEYQILITTDVLAEGVNLHRANVLVNYDTPWNATRLMQRIGRINRIGSVAGVVYNYIFYPSQQGDEEIKLYKNALLKLQGFHSAFGEDAQVFTHEELVEQFELFKEGMPDEEDKRLLYLRFIREFKDANPREFKRIKNFPLKARTARKHESTIAEETKDATLIFLKSPYKMEFYAVTKDNEVTPLTFLEAAERFEAKVNEQGYSVPASHYDNVQAALEEFDKDFLGATTDTVTTTDKADAISAQAKKFLRDFKSITRKADTKRACEVLADLIDKGTFTPLPNEIRKLKRRLDKKETSYGQADNLIIALAKKYDVFNDGEDDQSSTNDIDLNITPEIVITETFID, encoded by the coding sequence ATGAGCACAAAGTTTTTCACAAATACAGAAGAAAATACAGTTTTCCATAAATTCAAAGGCATACTTGAAAATATGAAAGATGTCTTTGCCTTTCATGCTGTGGTAGGTTATTTTCGTTCTTCAGGGTATTTTGCATTACAGCCTTATTTAAATAATATCAAGGATATAAAAATACTGGTTGGTATAAATGTAGATCAAATGTTTGCAGATGCTCAGAAAAAAGGTCTGTTATACTTTGGAGATGAACAAAAGACGAAAGAAGAATTTTTAAACTGGTTTATACAGGATTTGAAGGAAGCTAAATATTCCAAAGAAGTAGAAGAAGGTATTTTACAGTTTATCCAAGATATTATTGATGGTAGAATAGAAGTACGAGCACACAACTCAAAGGCAATTCATGCCAAATTTTACCTTTTTTTACCCGAACTGCATTCCCAACATTCAGACGGTTGGGTGATTATGGGATCTTCTAATCTTACAGAAGCAGGTTTAGGTATTAAAAAGTCTCCGAATTACGAATTGAATATCGCACTAAAGGATTTTGATGATGTTGAATTTACCAAAATAGAGTTTCAAAAACTTTGGCAACAATCAACAACTATTTTGCCAGCTGATATTTTGGAGTATAAGAAGAAAACCCATATCGGACAAGTCTTTACTCCATTTGAAATTTATCTTAAATTATTAATCGAATATTTTGGGAACAACATTGTTTATGATCCAGATACTGTAGGAGATTTGCCCAAGAGCTATAAAAAATTAAGTTATCAGGTAGATGCCGTTAATCAGGGATTCCAGATGTTAATGGATCATAATGGTTTCTTTTTAGCTGATGTTGTTGGTCTCGGAAAGACCATAATTGCTTCTATGATTGCTAAGCGGTTTCTGGTTGCCAACGGTTCTTTAAACACCAAAATATTGGTAGTTTATCCTCCTGCATTAGAAAAAAACTGGAAGTCCACATTTAGAATGTTTGGAATTGACAGACATACCAAATTCGTTACTAATGGACGTTTGGAGAAAATAGTCAATGGAGAGGATATGAATTATTGGGCTAAAGAAGACTATGATTTGATATTGGTTGATGAGGCACATAAATATAGAAATCATACTTCGCAAGCTTTCGGACTCTTGCAACGTATTTGCAAAGCTCCACGAAATGGCGAAGGATTAGTGACAGGAAAGAATAAAAAGGTTATATTAATTTCTGCTACTCCGCTTAACAACAGACCTCAGGATCTCTATTACCAATTATTGTTGTTCCAAGATGCGAGAAGAAGTACGCTTCCCGTTACTAATCTCCAATCGTTCTTTGGTCCTATCATTCGGGAGTATAAAGACGTGATGCGAGAGGACGAGCCCAATGTGGAAAAAATTCGTGAGCTGTACAATACAATTCGCGAAAAAGTCATTTCTCAAATTACGGTTAGAAGAACAAGAAGAGATTTAGCAAATTACCCAAAATATCTTGACGATTTAAAAGAACAAGGTATTGTTTTTCCTGAAATAGCACCTTTGCGTACTGTGGGCTATAGCCTAAATGCTAAGTTGAGTAAACTTTTTTATCACACGATATTCTATTTGACTGATGATGATAAGATTAATTATTATCGCTATCAGGCTATTCGTTTTTTGAGAGAAGATTTACAGGATGCTTATTATGATCAAGCTGTTTTGATTTCTAAATCCTTGGCTGGAATTATGAAAACATTAATGGTTAAGCGATTGGAAAGTAGTTTCCATGCATTCCAAATCACGCTCAACAATCTTTTAGTATCTACTCAAAGAATGATTAAAATGTTTGAGAGCGATAAGGTCTTGATTGCTCCCGATCTTAATATCAATGAATTGATTGAGAAAGGGTTTTCTATGGAAGATATAGAAAGTCTTATTGTAGAATTGAGTATAGAAAAACCTAAAAACAACATTTTCAAAGCAGAAGATTTCGAACCTGAATTATTAGCTGGCTTAAGAAAAGACGAAATCTTATTACAAGAGCTTAGTAATGAATGGGCTAAAGTAGAAGAAGATCCCAAGATTGAAGAACTATTCCAAGCACTTGAAAATGAGTTATTAAACAAAGATAGAAATCCGACAAGACAACTTATTTTATTTACAGAAAGTAATGACACGGCAGATTATCTGGCGAAAAAATTAGAAAAGCGTATCGGGAAAGGCGTATTAAAGGTTTCTTCGGCTAACAGAAATAAAATATTTGAAACCATTCAGGAGAATTTTGACGCTAATTATATAGGCAAAAGAAAGGATGAATATCAGATTCTGATAACAACCGATGTGTTAGCAGAAGGTGTAAATTTACATCGAGCGAATGTTTTAGTTAATTATGACACCCCTTGGAATGCAACAAGATTGATGCAACGAATCGGAAGGATTAACCGAATTGGAAGTGTTGCTGGCGTGGTATATAACTATATATTTTATCCGTCACAGCAAGGAGATGAGGAGATTAAGTTGTATAAAAATGCATTATTAAAGTTACAAGGATTTCATTCAGCTTTTGGTGAGGATGCACAGGTGTTTACACATGAAGAATTGGTCGAACAATTTGAACTTTTCAAAGAAGGGATGCCGGACGAAGAGGATAAACGATTACTTTATTTAAGATTTATCAGGGAGTTTAAAGACGCTAATCCACGAGAATTTAAGCGTATAAAAAACTTTCCGCTAAAAGCACGTACTGCCCGAAAACACGAAAGTACCATAGCAGAAGAAACAAAAGATGCTACCCTTATTTTCCTGAAATCGCCCTATAAAATGGAGTTTTATGCGGTTACTAAAGACAATGAGGTAACGCCTTTGACCTTTTTGGAAGCTGCCGAAAGGTTCGAGGCAAAAGTAAACGAACAAGGTTACAGTGTTCCTGCAAGTCACTATGATAATGTACAGGCAGCATTAGAAGAATTTGATAAGGATTTCTTAGGAGCCACAACAGATACAGTTACCACAACGGATAAAGCCGATGCTATTTCAGCACAGGCAAAGAAATTTTTGCGTGATTTTAAATCAATTACAAGAAAAGCTGATACTAAAAGAGCTTGTGAAGTACTGGCTGATCTAATAGATAAAGGGACATTTACCCCCTTGCCTAATGAAATAAGAAAATTGAAACGAAGATTAGATAAGAAGGAAACATCTTACGGACAAGCCGATAATTTGATTATTGCCCTTGCAAAAAAATATGATGTGTTTAATGATGGTGAAGACGATCAATCTTCCACCAACGATATAGATTTGAACATCACTCCTGAAATAGTAATCACTGAAACATTTATTGACTAA
- a CDS encoding helix-turn-helix domain-containing protein — MNRIKEILEQKGIKQTWLAEQLGKSYNIVNGYVQNRQQPRLEVLYDIAKILDVPVKELLIEIKDENN, encoded by the coding sequence ATGAATAGAATCAAAGAGATATTGGAACAAAAGGGCATTAAACAAACGTGGCTTGCAGAGCAACTCGGAAAGAGTTATAACATTGTTAACGGCTATGTACAGAATAGACAGCAACCTCGTTTAGAAGTACTATATGACATTGCAAAAATATTGGATGTCCCAGTAAAAGAATTGTTGATTGAAATTAAAGACGAAAATAATTAA
- a CDS encoding DUF4099 domain-containing protein, whose amino-acid sequence MKYPINEHEMPLNELEKLGLYKDGGFSISPENIDALLAGRRTDMLSMANLNIDGFAIRQLDAKLSLSRGEDGTVQLNIHPIYREPQWHPLLSDDEEKALIAGERHVVSKEQEIGGNKKKKVIIEYDDLTREFVAYEPEEVQPPIRVNGEELSENQQEAFRNGEVVELKDGTKIQHSATDNKGIRSDSKRLILSVLLDGGISYLVFRGINNLRGRLEPQNEGYSEGYNRALADLMMADKKLREKGNEKTVQDLAQNLQDKQENRGYTRTVAR is encoded by the coding sequence ATGAAATACCCTATCAACGAACATGAAATGCCCCTAAACGAACTTGAAAAATTAGGGCTTTACAAAGACGGTGGATTTAGCATAAGCCCGGAGAATATCGATGCCCTGCTTGCAGGGAGAAGAACCGATATGTTGAGCATGGCCAATCTGAATATCGATGGATTTGCCATCCGTCAACTGGATGCAAAGCTATCCCTTAGCCGAGGTGAGGACGGTACCGTCCAGCTTAACATACATCCGATTTATCGTGAACCGCAATGGCACCCGCTATTGAGCGATGACGAGGAAAAAGCATTGATTGCCGGAGAAAGACACGTAGTGAGTAAAGAACAGGAGATCGGTGGAAACAAAAAGAAAAAAGTCATCATTGAATACGACGACCTGACAAGGGAGTTTGTGGCGTATGAACCCGAAGAAGTGCAGCCCCCCATAAGAGTAAATGGTGAAGAACTTTCCGAAAATCAACAAGAGGCTTTCCGTAACGGTGAAGTGGTGGAACTCAAAGACGGAACGAAAATACAGCACTCGGCAACGGACAATAAGGGGATTCGTTCAGACAGTAAACGGCTTATCCTATCCGTGCTATTGGACGGCGGTATCTCATACTTGGTATTCCGTGGTATCAATAACCTAAGAGGTAGGCTGGAACCACAAAATGAGGGATACAGCGAGGGGTATAACCGTGCGTTGGCCGACTTGATGATGGCCGACAAAAAGCTACGGGAAAAAGGGAACGAGAAAACCGTTCAAGACCTTGCGCAAAATCTTCAGGATAAGCAAGAGAACAGGGGCTATACCCGTACCGTTGCGAGGTAA
- a CDS encoding ArdC family protein yields the protein MSSKNSKSLHEIVAANIIKKLEEGTAPWQKPWNDNGPAFEIPYNATTGNRYKGINIFSLLMADRDDPRWMTFKQASEKGLQVRKGEKASLIQYVKLHQLVPKKDEQGKPILDEKGKPVKVQVRLDRPIITTAWVFNAEQINGIEPLVKPDVKQFQWNPIERAENLIQASGASITHRAGDKAFYSPLRDSITMPFREQFDAPDKYYATVLHELGHWTGHENRLDRSLINKFGTEGYAREELRAEIASMLIGQELHIGHDPGQHVAYVDNWIQLLRDTPFEIHAAAADAEKIFNYLLAFEQKREIKAAADVAVEEHTVTQPQKAKEAALSMGDEIAYNNTVYKVQGHLKRGRMRVEDLTTGYVFSLSKTDRLYNSLLQAKQHPKAVKVGEDLSRPAHTEMEVVAAYGIKR from the coding sequence ATGAGCAGTAAAAATTCAAAATCCCTGCATGAAATAGTAGCCGCAAATATCATCAAGAAACTCGAAGAGGGTACGGCACCGTGGCAAAAACCGTGGAATGACAACGGCCCGGCTTTTGAAATCCCATACAATGCCACAACGGGAAACCGCTATAAAGGGATAAATATTTTTTCCCTCTTGATGGCTGATCGTGACGATCCCCGATGGATGACCTTTAAGCAAGCATCGGAAAAAGGCTTACAAGTGCGGAAAGGTGAAAAGGCTTCCCTTATCCAGTATGTCAAACTACACCAATTGGTGCCCAAGAAAGACGAGCAGGGCAAACCGATTTTGGACGAAAAAGGAAAACCTGTTAAAGTTCAGGTAAGGTTGGACAGACCGATCATTACGACCGCTTGGGTGTTCAATGCGGAGCAGATCAACGGTATCGAACCTTTGGTTAAACCCGATGTAAAACAATTCCAATGGAATCCTATCGAAAGGGCAGAAAATCTCATTCAGGCTTCGGGAGCTAGCATAACCCACAGAGCGGGCGACAAAGCATTTTATAGCCCACTCCGTGACAGTATTACCATGCCGTTCCGTGAACAATTCGATGCACCGGATAAATACTATGCCACCGTGCTCCATGAGCTCGGCCATTGGACAGGACACGAAAACCGTCTGGACAGAAGCCTTATAAACAAGTTTGGAACAGAGGGGTATGCCCGCGAGGAACTCCGCGCCGAAATTGCATCCATGCTCATAGGTCAAGAACTCCACATTGGCCACGATCCCGGCCAACACGTTGCCTACGTGGACAATTGGATTCAGCTATTGCGCGATACACCTTTTGAAATACACGCCGCCGCCGCTGATGCCGAAAAAATATTCAATTACCTGTTGGCTTTTGAACAAAAAAGGGAAATCAAGGCCGCCGCCGATGTGGCGGTCGAAGAACACACCGTAACACAACCACAAAAGGCGAAAGAAGCTGCCCTTTCTATGGGTGATGAAATCGCCTATAACAATACGGTGTACAAAGTGCAAGGCCATCTGAAACGTGGACGTATGCGTGTGGAAGACCTGACAACCGGATATGTATTTTCACTCTCCAAGACAGACCGGCTATATAATTCCCTGCTCCAAGCCAAACAGCATCCAAAAGCTGTCAAGGTGGGTGAAGACCTAAGCCGCCCGGCGCATACGGAAATGGAAGTTGTCGCCGCCTACGGTATCAAAAGATAA
- a CDS encoding M23 family metallopeptidase, with protein MNNTERSAYQRNILTIPSLVFGWLLLVPFMLYGQGIDYSPPLDKLKVTSPFGYRIHPIKGKASHHNGADFAARSDPVFNVLDGRVKATGKHKALGKYVRVLHGDVETIYGHLSRILVSPGDTVTVGQPIGITGATGKVTGEHLHFSVKFKGKYLDPLKFLHSLREQSNNPLNIE; from the coding sequence ATGAACAACACAGAACGTTCTGCCTATCAGCGGAACATATTAACTATCCCCAGCCTTGTTTTCGGGTGGTTGCTACTTGTACCCTTTATGCTTTATGGGCAGGGCATCGATTACAGTCCGCCATTGGACAAGCTAAAGGTTACATCACCGTTCGGCTACCGTATCCACCCGATCAAAGGTAAGGCATCGCACCATAACGGTGCCGATTTTGCCGCCCGTTCCGACCCTGTATTCAATGTGCTTGACGGTCGGGTCAAAGCAACCGGAAAGCATAAAGCACTTGGCAAATATGTACGGGTACTTCACGGAGACGTGGAAACCATTTACGGACATCTTTCCCGAATACTCGTTTCGCCCGGTGATACGGTAACGGTGGGGCAACCCATTGGCATTACAGGAGCAACGGGCAAGGTGACGGGCGAGCATTTGCACTTCTCTGTGAAATTCAAAGGGAAATACCTTGACCCTTTGAAATTCCTGCACAGCCTTAGAGAACAATCGAATAATCCTTTAAACATCGAATAA
- a CDS encoding type IV secretory system conjugative DNA transfer family protein, with protein sequence MEETKEQQGLYRSLQFGIYLSVVLEVFLFFYVDRFLLTGVANNSLLLFAERLSRVPFYAELINSKLLTLVLICLVSIGTLSRKKKDLNPKTQIGYPLALGVLILFSGLWLQGRGAVPIWGQVNWYDLAYVTSAFAGAVLIHVAMDNVSKIISSNLGKDRWNIEEESFMQPTKSVITPYSVNIPTLFYYRRKVRKGFIPLENLFRGCLICGVPGSGKSFGVIMPIIRQMIANSFTMCLYDLKYPDLGKVAYYHYLLAKQDGRCKDYRFHVINLNDPARSRRINPLKREYLGTLADASETAEALVEALKKGDKSSGSDQFFTQSAVNFLAACIFFFSRYEDGRYSSLPHVLAFLNLSYEQIFTVLFSNRELVSLLSPFMSAYKAKAFDQLEGQVGTLKIFISRMATKETFWVFGADDFELQISNPKHPGILVLANDPSTQSINSTCLSVVLNRVTKLINTKANLPIGLVVDEAPSLYIHRVDVLVAQARSNLSAVVLGLQELPMLRQQYGKETAETITSIMGNVLSGAVRSKETLEWLERLFGKVKQTGESLSIDRTRTSLSLNEKLEPLIPAGKIASLKAGEIVGIVARDTMETYTGKYETTAVNCRVNLDMEAIKKEEANYRELPTYYDFGDRKEEILLDNFFRINSEVQEMVEQLMPTQDTP encoded by the coding sequence ATGGAAGAAACCAAAGAGCAACAGGGGCTTTACCGCTCCCTGCAATTTGGCATATACTTATCCGTTGTCCTCGAAGTCTTTTTGTTTTTCTATGTAGATAGATTCCTCTTGACAGGGGTAGCAAATAACAGTTTGCTACTCTTTGCGGAGAGACTTTCGAGGGTGCCGTTCTATGCCGAATTGATAAACAGCAAACTCCTTACGCTCGTACTGATCTGTCTGGTCTCCATCGGAACGTTAAGCCGAAAGAAAAAAGACCTCAATCCCAAGACCCAGATCGGTTACCCTTTGGCATTGGGGGTGCTCATTCTTTTTTCGGGCTTGTGGTTGCAAGGACGTGGAGCGGTTCCGATATGGGGGCAAGTGAATTGGTATGACCTGGCCTATGTCACGAGTGCGTTTGCGGGAGCAGTTTTGATACACGTTGCAATGGACAACGTGTCCAAGATCATCAGCTCCAATTTGGGAAAGGATCGTTGGAACATCGAAGAAGAATCCTTTATGCAGCCGACCAAATCCGTAATAACCCCATACTCGGTGAATATCCCTACATTATTTTATTACAGGCGTAAAGTCCGCAAGGGATTTATACCGTTGGAAAATTTATTTAGGGGGTGTCTTATTTGCGGGGTACCCGGAAGTGGGAAATCATTTGGGGTCATTATGCCGATCATACGCCAAATGATTGCCAATTCGTTTACCATGTGCCTGTACGATTTGAAATACCCCGATCTTGGCAAGGTCGCCTATTATCACTACCTACTGGCTAAACAGGACGGTCGGTGCAAAGACTACCGTTTCCATGTCATCAATCTCAACGACCCTGCGCGAAGCAGACGGATCAACCCTTTAAAACGGGAGTATCTGGGTACGCTTGCCGATGCTTCGGAAACGGCCGAAGCACTTGTCGAAGCTTTGAAAAAAGGTGATAAATCCAGTGGTAGTGACCAATTCTTTACGCAGTCCGCCGTCAATTTCCTCGCTGCCTGTATCTTCTTTTTCAGTAGGTACGAAGATGGGCGTTATTCCAGCCTGCCCCACGTACTTGCCTTTCTAAATCTTTCGTATGAACAGATTTTTACGGTGCTGTTCAGTAACAGGGAGCTTGTTTCCCTTTTGTCGCCGTTCATGTCTGCCTACAAGGCAAAGGCATTTGACCAATTGGAGGGGCAAGTTGGTACCCTCAAAATCTTTATTAGCCGAATGGCCACTAAAGAAACGTTTTGGGTTTTCGGTGCCGATGATTTCGAACTCCAGATCAGTAACCCCAAGCACCCCGGTATTTTGGTGCTCGCCAACGACCCAAGCACGCAAAGTATTAATTCCACGTGTTTATCGGTGGTGCTTAATCGGGTTACGAAACTCATTAACACTAAGGCTAACCTACCCATAGGTTTAGTAGTGGATGAGGCCCCCAGCTTATATATTCATCGAGTGGACGTATTGGTGGCACAGGCCAGATCCAATTTATCGGCCGTGGTTTTGGGGCTTCAGGAGTTGCCTATGTTACGCCAACAGTACGGTAAGGAAACAGCGGAAACCATCACGTCCATTATGGGTAATGTACTATCCGGTGCCGTCAGGAGCAAAGAAACGTTGGAGTGGCTGGAACGCCTATTTGGTAAGGTCAAGCAAACGGGTGAAAGCCTAAGCATCGACCGTACAAGAACCTCGCTTTCCTTGAACGAAAAACTCGAACCGCTGATTCCTGCCGGAAAGATAGCATCGTTAAAAGCGGGTGAAATCGTGGGTATCGTTGCCCGTGATACGATGGAAACCTATACGGGAAAATACGAGACTACGGCGGTTAACTGCCGTGTCAATCTGGACATGGAAGCCATAAAAAAGGAAGAAGCGAATTACCGGGAACTGCCGACCTATTACGACTTCGGAGATCGAAAAGAAGAAATCCTATTGGATAATTTTTTCCGTATCAACAGCGAAGTACAGGAGATGGTCGAGCAGTTAATGCCGACACAGGACACACCTTAA
- the traN gene encoding conjugative transposon protein TraN has protein sequence MKKKHHFLILFLLCFVGYSAHSQQATETRLGTLPELSLHRGHTMHILSPEPIRYVDIASHHVSGDLPLENVLRIKLNEDTTQIEHLDYELGTVTIVGDNFVAQYRLTAPLWMNDTSIPAMLEIKPEHTRPLEISEIGLSRSQMKNLALGLLTKSVYRAVRNTRDYGVGIALNGISTIGDYIFLDVSFTNTSNLSYNVDELRFFIEDKKITKATNVQTVEIKPLWQYQPLTEFKKRHRNVFVLKKATFPGSKVLRVTLTEKQISGRTVNLKIKYGDILKADTF, from the coding sequence ATGAAAAAGAAACATCATTTTCTAATCCTTTTCCTTTTATGTTTTGTAGGTTATTCCGCCCACAGCCAACAGGCTACGGAAACCCGGTTGGGAACACTTCCCGAATTAAGCCTGCACCGTGGCCATACGATGCATATCCTTTCACCCGAACCCATTAGGTACGTTGACATCGCTTCGCACCATGTATCGGGTGACCTGCCCCTTGAAAACGTATTGCGTATCAAATTAAATGAAGATACCACGCAGATAGAACACCTCGACTATGAACTTGGAACAGTTACCATTGTTGGTGATAACTTCGTGGCACAATACCGCCTGACGGCTCCATTGTGGATGAACGATACGAGTATTCCGGCCATGCTGGAGATCAAACCGGAACACACCCGGCCGTTGGAAATATCGGAAATCGGATTGAGCCGAAGCCAGATGAAAAACCTTGCACTTGGCCTGCTTACAAAAAGTGTTTACCGTGCGGTACGAAATACGAGGGATTACGGTGTGGGTATCGCATTGAATGGCATCAGTACGATAGGTGATTATATTTTCCTTGATGTGTCGTTTACCAACACATCAAACCTTTCCTACAATGTAGATGAACTCCGGTTTTTCATTGAGGACAAAAAGATCACCAAAGCAACGAACGTGCAGACCGTGGAAATCAAACCCCTGTGGCAATACCAACCATTGACGGAATTTAAGAAAAGACACCGCAATGTGTTCGTACTGAAAAAGGCTACCTTTCCCGGCAGCAAGGTACTTCGGGTAACGCTCACCGAAAAGCAGATTTCCGGCCGTACGGTCAACCTAAAGATAAAGTACGGAGATATTCTGAAAGCCGACACCTTTTAA
- the traM gene encoding conjugative transposon protein TraM, with protein MKINFRQPRYVLPLIVLPFLCLFFYVYQMGFAKEEAPRPEGDPLQGQIADVSEDVKNRALSDKLAAYREQYRRGDGYTAIGQLQEERAEQFRFDEMYNEEEKRRLDSIERALKNQRSFSNNGDSENDDADKALQQALSSLQRRPEPIREEPGKIDPMELFRMQMAYADSMARANDPDEQAARRERKRIEEAKWELENQPLLSVSKYATNQGAFNTIRAESDNTFIQAIIDENMTGYADSRLRIRLMDDLLVGNNIVKKGTHVFAKISGFSGQRVLLTVTSIMHGNNILPVRLEVYDNDGSPGLYVPASAFREFSRELGGNTTQGITMQQQAENNSQLVMSAIQRMFQSTTTAVSKHIRKNRAKLKYNTMVYLIDPQTLRQSQQNYKQ; from the coding sequence ATGAAAATCAATTTCAGACAACCACGCTATGTGCTGCCCCTAATAGTGTTGCCCTTTCTATGCCTTTTCTTTTATGTGTACCAGATGGGTTTTGCTAAGGAAGAAGCACCTAGGCCAGAGGGCGATCCCTTGCAGGGGCAGATTGCCGATGTATCGGAGGACGTGAAGAACCGTGCGCTTTCCGATAAACTTGCCGCCTACCGTGAGCAGTACCGCCGTGGAGACGGTTATACGGCAATAGGCCAGTTACAGGAGGAACGGGCCGAACAATTCCGTTTCGATGAAATGTACAACGAAGAAGAAAAACGCAGACTTGATTCCATCGAGCGGGCGCTCAAAAACCAAAGGTCGTTTTCCAACAATGGAGATTCGGAAAATGACGACGCGGACAAAGCCTTGCAACAGGCCCTTTCCTCATTACAGCGAAGACCCGAACCGATAAGGGAAGAACCGGGGAAAATCGACCCAATGGAACTTTTCCGTATGCAGATGGCCTATGCGGACAGTATGGCAAGGGCTAACGATCCAGACGAACAGGCAGCCCGCAGGGAACGTAAACGTATCGAAGAAGCGAAATGGGAACTCGAGAACCAACCCCTCTTATCCGTTTCCAAATACGCTACAAATCAAGGAGCGTTCAACACCATTCGTGCCGAGAGTGACAACACGTTCATACAGGCTATTATCGACGAAAACATGACAGGATATGCCGATTCACGTTTACGTATTCGGCTCATGGATGACCTATTGGTTGGCAACAATATAGTCAAGAAAGGTACCCACGTATTCGCAAAAATTTCCGGTTTTTCGGGACAGCGTGTGCTGCTTACCGTCACTTCCATCATGCACGGAAACAACATACTGCCCGTCCGGTTGGAAGTGTACGACAATGACGGTTCCCCCGGACTGTACGTGCCCGCTTCGGCATTCAGGGAGTTTAGCCGAGAGCTCGGCGGTAACACCACGCAGGGAATTACCATGCAACAACAAGCGGAAAACAATAGCCAGTTGGTCATGAGCGCCATTCAGCGGATGTTCCAATCCACAACGACCGCCGTATCAAAGCATATACGGAAGAACAGGGCCAAACTGAAATATAACACGATGGTGTACCTCATCGATCCCCAGACACTCCGCCAAAGCCAACAGAATTACAAACAGTAA
- the traK gene encoding conjugative transposon protein TraK gives MIIKNIETKIRLATFIAGASLTAALLIVVAVSFFAYKQVGNARKSVYILDANNVPMSARQTDVEVNRPVEYRTHINLFHSLFFTLAPDDKFIEYQMKKAMYLIDESGALQYNNLREKGFFNSVLSSSSVLTIQTDSIHLDAVNKYFRYYGKQTIDRRSSTVVRTLVTEGYLRDLEMRTENNGHGVLITRWKTLENKDISYVQKNHF, from the coding sequence ATGATAATAAAAAATATCGAGACCAAGATCAGGCTTGCCACCTTTATTGCGGGGGCAAGCCTGACCGCCGCCCTGCTCATAGTAGTGGCGGTATCTTTTTTTGCCTACAAACAGGTCGGCAATGCACGTAAATCGGTATATATACTCGATGCCAACAATGTACCGATGTCTGCACGACAGACAGACGTGGAGGTGAACAGACCAGTCGAGTACCGTACACATATCAACCTATTCCATTCGCTGTTTTTCACCCTTGCACCCGACGATAAATTTATCGAATACCAAATGAAAAAAGCCATGTACCTGATCGATGAATCCGGTGCATTGCAGTACAATAACCTACGGGAAAAAGGGTTTTTCAACTCCGTACTATCGTCCAGCTCCGTGCTCACCATCCAGACGGATTCAATCCATCTCGATGCGGTGAACAAATATTTCCGCTACTACGGCAAACAGACCATAGATCGGCGCAGCTCGACAGTCGTACGCACATTGGTCACGGAGGGGTATCTCCGCGACCTTGAAATGCGCACGGAGAACAATGGCCACGGTGTACTGATTACGCGATGGAAAACACTCGAAAACAAAGATATATCCTATGTTCAAAAAAATCACTTCTAA